The DNA sequence CAGTCTTAATGTGCACAATGTGTGCAGTCTTGATTAGGAATAGCaatgtggtttttgttttcaaaagggGTTTGATGtccaaagacattttttttaacacacattcTGTCACGTGATTAAAATAGAGACAAGAAATATTTGCGAGCTTCCCTTTTCCTTTAAATCATAATTAAACTGTCAGGCCTGTGGTTCATGAGAGTGGAGTTTTCAGATTGTTGCCAGAAGCTGTAGTCAATCCAGGTTTCCCAGTagacaacttttaaaaatggacTGATTTCCTTACAAATCCAGAAGGTTTGGGGTTATTTTACTGGAGAGTCGACAGAATTTAGGTAAAAGGTTTCCCGCTGTAGTAGTTTCACAGGAGACCAATACATGATCCGTCCTACCTCTCATaaatcaaaaatgtaattttgttttaaaaactgtgaTTATTTGCTTCATTGTGAACAGACATAAGCAGTATCAAGTACCAAAATCATCTAATGTAATCACAACAAAAGCAGATATAGAATTCCCAAATATACGTGGGTTGAGTTTGCCAAAGGCAATCATCGTCTCTGAAATCCAATGAACCTCCAAGttaagggaaagagagagagagagaaaaataagatGCTCATGTTGCACTTCGAGTCTTAATAGTCAAGCAGAATTATATTCAGGCCCTTGAAAACATTAAACACAATACTTTTTTGACCGCACTGATATTAGATGTCTTggctaaaaatgtattcagggATTTGGAATTCTGTTGTACATTGTGTAGTGCGATTCTACAGTTGTGTTTGCTTAACTTTTTGCAAGGAAAAACCACACAATTGCAAATCCATTTAAACAACTTTGTTTTGGCTGGTTAactaatttaaatacatttatatatgaactTATGGTGTTATaatgaaaactttattttattgtaatttcttCTGtgaccaataataataataataataataataataataataataatatgtgattattattattatttaatttctaaatgaTGAATGGGAACTACTCTTTTTACCTTAAAGACAGGATGCCAGTGatacaaaaagtaaaaacaaaaaaagtcaacacACAATTCCTTTCAGAAGTTAACTTAATGGTGGGATGTTCTCATCTGTTTTACAGAAGTGTGAGGATGACATCATCCTCTTCATTTTCTagttaaaatattgtattttacaaTTGAGTAATAAACAATACTATTtccatgaataaataaataaataaataaataaaaaataccattgCTGCTGGATTGCAGTCCTGAGTATAATAGAAGGTTAGCCACTAGGTGGAAGTGTTGCATCTCACATCTgtgacaattcatttttaaattgccaaTATTTATAATTTCCGCATGTTGTTCAACTAAGAAACCCGTTTTCTCAACAACGGCTAATTTTGTGCTCCTGATTGGTCATGACTCATGGCCAAGGAAGTGCACTGCTGTGCAGTAAAGGCTTCTGCCAAAACCTTTTGATAGCCATCAGAATATCAGACCCAAGTGTTCCCTAAGAGATTggatgtcagtttttttttctgcgacTGCTTAGCCGTGGCCAACGGACAACCTGTTTCCGTAAAATACTACCAAGTGTTGTCACGCTCCGACAAAGTCGTAAAGTCATCGCTGAATAGAGGTCGGGTAAGTTCGTGTTTCGCTGGAACTGCACTTAAGTCTAATGACTTTAGTTCCGTAGCCAAAATGATCATTCTGGAGCCGGCATTCAAGGTGGGTGGCTTCCCACGAACTCCATtccgcctctcctctctcaccgaTGACATTCAATGTCCGGGCATCTGGGAAGTTTTAAGTGATGTGAGATTTCAAAGGAATATACAAGACCTATCGCACAGCTTGGCGGAAAAAAAGCTATAACCAATGATCACCTttcgcagaaaaaaaaaaaaaaaaaaaattaacagcagggttgtcaaactccagtcccggagggccaAAATCTagaccttggaaacaaggttttcagactttttagccaatcaatgatttAAAGTGCAAGAACACATCAAAACCAacagacacagcggccctccaTGATTTCCAGTTTATGCTTCTTAAACGGATTTAACAGGCACAAAATACAGCTTTCTAATTAAACATCCTCTCTGCGTgaataactgtttttatttcccagagGCACAGCGTTTAGGCACACTGGGGAACGGCTGAGCAGCGTCTTCTGATTAATTTACCTCTTAAACGGCTTCTGTTCTTCCAGACGGAACACATCAGTCACGGTCACATCTCAGCAGAGAGGGATTCGTGTTGATCGGACGGTGCAGGGGGACTTGTTTTGGCAGGAAATCGCGTTAGGAAATGATTCCAGGACCAAGCAAACCTGATTCTGGAGTGCCAgtgatgtttctgtgtttcatcCCATCCACCCAAGCTTAAGAACAAGAGTTTGATCGATTATTTTGTGCCTGAGAAGAATATGCAGAGCCTGACCGGTGAGACAGCTGAACACCTCCGGCACATGGTCACTGGTGGTCATTAAGCTTAATAATTAATCTAATAGTGCAGTTAAAGGTCTTTGATTGGAGCAAAAACCAGAACCATCTCCAGCACTTCAGGACCAGGGTCACCTGAGTGATTCCATTCCATTTAATTctttcaaatataaatgtacCACAGCTTAATGTAGCTGACATACTTACATATTaaatatacacacgcatacatccACAGCAGATGTTAAAGACAGTTGAGGAATACACTTTTGAAATCAGACAGTGAAATAGTAACTATAGGTGACTGACATATGGAAGTCACTGGCCTGACATATTATCATCTTCTATCGTTGACACCAGTCCCAAAGAAGTGTTGTcaccattttccaaaaatgaaaacactaaGAATTGAGGTTATACATAAAGGAAGGATCCATCCAAAATCAAACCAGAATTCTTAGTGTTATcatattgctttcaattacaagTAAGGGATTattgttacatcggcattagaattttcagttaagaacattcttatCACATTTGTCATCTTActcattaaccctttaatgtgTAAGATgacaaatgtgattagaatgttcttaactgaacattctaatgccgatgtaacaatCCCTTActtgtaattgaaagcagtggagttctagaacactgacttagaattttgaaaaaaaaaaaaacaagcaaaaacattCCGTAAAACCTACTCTTCCAGGGGTTAAATAATGGGAGCTGGTTAATTAAAGTGCAGGCTGGCAGAGGAAGAGGGCATGCAGATGACTCAGAGCAGCATTTCTTGGCACTGTGTTGCCCAGCGGAGGCGGTGCCATAAATTACAAGAAGAACTCGCTTCATCCATTTCAGTCATTTAGCTTATACCCTCCCCCTTGAGTTTCCTGACTACAGGAAACGCCAGCatgtattatacattttgggGAAGCCATCAGTAAAAGGACACAGGTCAGACTAAACAAACTGCAGAGGTTAAATGCGGTGTGCATGCGCAATGCAGGCAGCCTGTTGTTCTAAGATGGTTGGCATTCCTTGTTTATGTTGGGGTCAACATTTTTCCCCAAGCTGGTTTCGAACCTGCATTACAGTCATCCCTCAGCATGTGGTCCATAGAGCCTTCTTCGATCActttggtgtttttaaaatgaccatGATACACCTCCCCAGTCATCCAGTTTAATAAATCAGTTGCAACAAtgatttaaatttatttgtgcAAGTATGGACAAATTAGAGATGGTACAGAATATACTGAATGCAATACTGTTGCACTTGGTcactcagatttttttctttttgacatcTGACTGTCCATGTTTACTATCCTTCCCCTCCATGTGCTAGGAAAACAAACTGCGTTCATGAGGGTCACATTTAATCGCTAGGTGTATGATTAGTCAGCCGATTGTGCAAATCCAGTGTCCAGCAATTGTAGGGCAAGTTTAGATTCCTGTGAGTCAGGGGCTTTAGAAAAAATGGTGACCCTATTTAAAATCTGGCTGAAGtgtgaagaataaaattaaGGGAAAAGTGGATTTTAATACACTTTTACACTGGTTACCTTTTTTCCTGTGCACTTAATGCTATAGAAATTATTAGAAACTATTCTTTGTAGTTTGCTGTAATTCTTGACAATTTTATGCTGAGAACATTTCATATCAATCTGTGCCAGTAGCACCTTTGACAATTTCATACCACCAGGGGGCGGGAGAGTGCACCTTGAGAAATTCCaaaaacgctttttttttttttgctgcattaAGGAACAAAAACTCGAAACTCAATCCTGGAAGGTCGTGGTGTCCGCCAGTTTTTGTGagttcctttcaatcagcaggcAGTTGAGGCCTTGGAAGCAAGGTGTGCAGGAGTCTTTAGCCAATCACTGACTTAATTcaagcacttaagtgcagggGCACATAAAGAACCAGCGAACACAGCAGCCCTACAGGATTAGTTTGAGGCCCCTCGTTAAAGGAATTAAAGTAAATCTTAATCTCATTTTTGGCAAGAAGTCTTcttttctttgcaaattgttGCATACTCAATCAGTACTGTCTCTTACAGTTTGTGGAATTAtgctgtgtgtaatgctgttcGACAATACCAAGGTCACACggtattttgtaaatattgacCTTGAATGGCCTGAATGACCTTGAAAAGTCCAGCATCAGAACACCAGTCAAGCTGGGTGAGCATACACAATTCCCATAGCGTTTTATGCAGAGTAATACAAACATATTGACCATGCACTGTAAAGaactttctgttattttgtccaACCTCTGTATGTATAGGTTGTGAACAAGATAAAAATGGAATCATAATAGTATTCCAACAATGATGGGTTGTGATAGTGGTTCTGTAATGGTGTAAGATGGAGTGCTTTTTCTTGGTTGTGAGGGGTgttgagggtgagagagggacagctcATCATTAGTCACCGCACAGCCATCAGCTCAGGACACCTGCTGCATTGTCCATCCTATTGCCAGGCAACAGTAGCATTCTTTTACCGCAGAGGGTAATTGACAGATGTCTGTCACAAACACCAGGGCGGGTCGTAAACAAAGATTCATTGTTGGAGCTCTCCACTGAATCTGGCTCGAGACTGAGCATGCGGTACATCTCTAGTGGGCATGTCGACAGACGGTATACTCATTACGAACTCACAAAGGTTCCGTTTTGTCCATTTTTGTCATAATCCAGCCTCTGCGCTACACCTAACTTCATCATCATTCCACCGTTTTTCGTGAGTGCCGGTTTGTCCGTGAGTGCCGGTGTGTCCGTGAATGCGATGTCCGTCCTTGTCCGCAGTTGGCTCGTAAATGAATATCAGAGCCTATCGTACGGCTGGGTCAGCGTGTCATGTGTACATTACCTAACTCCGGGCCTGGAGCTCCATAATCTTCAACTCACAGAGGGGGTCATTCAGTAGATTACACCCTCCGCTTCCCCTGGACCACGTGCCTCGAAGCGCCGACAACAACGGCAGGAAACACGGCGCGGCGGACGCAGCGGGACCCGACCTCATTGTGTGCCATCTGGAAACACAAACCTTAATTCTTACTAAACCCTAGATGGTGCTCAGCTGCTGTATCCGCACATgaatgggggaaaaagagagaatgtaTTACGTTTTCAAAGGAGATTAcgcttttttttgcttgtttgacTCCCACTCGCTCCTAAGGATAGCCTACGCTTTACTTCAAATGGCAAATTGAAAAACAGTTTAGTACAACATAATAGGTGCGGTAATAACTTTCGTTAACACTTACGTTGTACAACAACATAGGTAGGATAATTACTTTCGGTCTGAGACCataatggagaaaaaagaataataatcaaCGGAGAGTGAGGGGTGGCGTGGTTGTGGTGCCGGCTGCAGGCGGAGAGAGGTTTAGCCGGCCGGGAGTCGCAGCTGTGTTTAGTGATTAGTTCTAACCTTTATAtgtgctgcctgcagtgagaccggggaaGTCAGGATGGATGCACACGGCTACGGACAGTATTAACAGCATCGGCAGCGAGGGTGCCAGCGctgcaagcaaataaataaaccgtgTGCATCTTACATCTCCCTGCCTGCGTGGTTCTATGGGACGTATTACAGAGACATCGTTTGACATGTCCAAAAACCATATCAAGGACAGTTTCATGTCCGTTTCATCTGTAGTCTTATAGTAGCCTACCCTTCAACTGATATTGAATTGGACATTTTCTTTCACTTCTGCCTGAACATAGCTATCCTGTGCTTTACAGGTATCTATTAACCAGGTAGTCGCTGCAGGTGGGGCTCTGCCAATGCACCAAAATTACCTACCTGAGGAACCTACCAGAATGTAAGTGTTAAACGTGGCAATCAGTCTGTCTATAGCAGtggtctccagccctggtcctggagagctacagggtctgctggttttcacagtgactctgcacttcatgagtCAATTAgcgcagttgattacacagttaactcaactcacctggtgtcttgggtctcaaccgggtgctgattttaaggtgaaaacaaaaaccagcagaccctgtagctctccaggaccagggttggagaccactggtctatAGTAAATAAGGGAAGTGGGCTGCTAGTGCCCCGTCTGCACTGGGAtattgcgcccccccccccccatgatctCTGCTCGCAGTAGAAGTTGCCCCTAAACACTGACACAGGGCCAGCAAAtttaatgaatgagtgaatgcatttgatgagaagcaggaatacaccctagatAGGCCGCCAATCTAATCTATCTACTGGGTCGGTTAATAGTCAGGCAACTTTCCCTTTGTTTCCCACTCACTGCGTAGGAGCACAGGTCACAACCCCAGAATGATCTCAGCAAAAAATCAGACAACACAGACACTtaacatggaaaaaatatttatttcaacagAGGACTTTCGGGAATCTACAAGCCAACACCGGGTGTGAATGAAAAAGGATgaaagtgtgtaaaaaaaataaaaaaaaaagtagatatGCGAAACAAcaatatctaaaatatttatACCAAAGTGGGTGAATTCCCTGATGTTGAAATTCATTAGTGGCGAGACATGGCTGAGTGATGACTCGTACACTTACAGATTAACATTAATACGCTTTGGCCGATACCTCCTGCAGTCCCATTACCAATCGTTGTCTAACTTGTGCTTTTTCCGTAGATTCGTAGAACATTATAATGACTTCTTAACAGCCCACTTTCTCTCCTTTGGAAAATCCAATTGATGCAaaacagtcattaaaaaaaaaaaaacttgaacatcaacaaagaaaataaattaaaaaacacctCAAGCTGtggcacacacaacacagtatttacaaacacaaagcacTTTGAAACCGAGGGAAAAAAGGACAAAGGGCGAGTTCGGACTAACGCGGACGTGATTTCTCTGTGGTTTTTGGCCAGATTCAGTGATGGCCTTGAACTCACCCTCCTCTCAAATATTGGTTTTCTCATGGAAAAGTTGGCGGGTCAGGCAGAATAGGCCTCTACAGAACCAGCCTGAAAAGTGTCAAGATGTGGCAACTGAGCAGAAGCAAAGGATTGTGGGAGACTGAACTGTGAAAAGGAAACATCTGGAGGAGGCCATCTTGTTTTTGCGTAGGCTAACCTACGATTTGtttcaagaattttttttttttttttacagctgaaaTTGCTTTTCAAATATACTGTGTACAGAGTACCATGAAcagcaaaatacatttacaatttctttacagcttgttaaaaggtctttcttttttaaaatactctACCTAAACCATAAACAATCTAATAGTAGACGTTTTCATTTGATATAGCTTTTGTTTTCGTCTCAGTACACGTTTACTTTTAACATTAGAAAACAGTGCAATATTACATCATGTacacaatgtattttattatgtatttttaagtgGAAAATACACACGCCTTCAACCTGAGCAACCTGTcctttcagcaaaacaaaatggcaggaaGTCACCCTGTTTTGTCGATGGTAATCACACTGGCATTTGTTCATGCATGGTGGCGTTACCGCGGCAACCCACACAGGCTTCTCCGAGTATATTTCACACGCAGAAGGTGACTTTGCTTTAAGAGGCTTATTGTAAAATgtgcaatgtttaaaaaacttGGCCTCTAGGGCCAAGCTTCCTCCCCAGAGGACTGCAAGATTTGGATTTGCACCTTAAACACAGATATCAAAATTGAATaatctattgattttttttcttcttctcccgcGCCACACCAAGTACCGAGCAACTACCACATTACTACATTTTTACTGCACAGGGTAAGTACGAGAACTCGGGCTTCATAAAATCaagtcaacagaaaaaaaatatacagcaggACGATGAGTGAAATGCCAGGCATGTCATTTCAACATCAGTCATTATATCCTAGTAATTatcatgaggaaaaaaataatatttatgagaACCGGAACAACGTAAACAGCAAAGTATCCATCACATTTTCCTATTGAGTACTATTTACTTTTTCCAAAAGTCAAAATGTACTTGTTgtcaatcaagaaaaaaaagaaggaaatatgTGCAGCTACAAGCATTTGGCACCGCTAGGCTGGAGCAAGCCACTCTTCACAAACACGCGGCCAACCTCCAAACCGTCCGCCAAACAAGCAGAATTCTTTCGCAaatgggaacaaaaaaaaaaaatgtttgtacttgTAGGTTCCAGACCTTCAACATTAacgattgaaaaaaaaaaaaaaaaacggctcaCGGCAAACGACAGAATAAGCGTTTACACTTGCATTGCAGAAATGAGgagcatgaaaatgttttgaggaGGTGAAAGAGGGTCCAGGAGGAGGTGAAAGAGAGTCTGGAGGAGGTGAACGAGAATCTGGGAGGAGGTGAAAGAGAGTCTGGGAGGAGGTGAAAGAGAGTCTGGGAGGAGGTGAAAGAGTCtgggaggaggtgaaggagtcAGGGAGAAGGTGAAAGAGAGTCTGGGAGGAGGTGAAAGAATCtgggaggaggtgaaggagtcAGGGAGAAGGTGAAAGAGAGTCTGGGAGGAGGTGAAAGAATCTGGGAGGAGGTGAAAGAGTCtgggaggaggtgaaggagtcAGGGAGAAGGTGAAAGAATCTGGGAGGAGGTGAAAGAGTCTGGGAGGAGGTGAAAGAGAGTCTGGGAGGAGGTGAAAGAGTCtgggaggaggtgaaggagtcAGGGAGAAGGTGAAAGAATCTGGGAGGAGGTGAAACAGTCTGGGAGGAGGTGAAAGAGTCTAGGAGGAGGTGAAAGACAGTCTGGGAGGAGGTGAAAGTCTAGGAGGAGGTGAAAGAGAACCAGGGAGGAAGTGAAAGACAGTccaggaggagaagaaagagtgTCTGGGAGGAGGTGAATGCAGATGATTCCTGGTCTTCAGAGAGCCGAAGGAAGAGCATGTGTCCAGAGAGGACGGCCTCCTTCCAGAAGAACGCAGGACTGTCCATGTGTTTGCATGAAGAGTGGTCACCaaggaatgagtgtgtgtgtgtgtgtgtgtgtgtgcacgtgagtgtgtatgtgtgtgtatgagagtggatgtgcagtatgtgtgtgtgtgtgtgtgtgtgtgtgtgtgtgcatgtgcgtctgtatgtgttttatatgtgtgGGGGGTTGGCAAATTGTCCCTTAGTTCTCACAGGGCAGGATGGAAGGCAGTCGCTGGAGGCAGGCGGAAGGTCCAGGatgagaaaacacatttcagtgactcTGGAACCAGAAAAATAAAGATGCTTCACTTATATGAAccacaggtgggggggggggtggtcagccGCTAGGCCTGAGAGCTTACCGCTAACATTCGCTGCAGAGGTTACCCGGCCTTCGTGTCCACCATCTGCATCTGGACGTTGACGGGCATGGCCTCCCCGCCGTACCCGCCCTTCGACTGCATTTGGTTCTGAATCGAGTTCACCTGAAAGGGGAAACgcgtcagacctgggtcaggcGTGTACAGGCGTGCGTCTGACTCCAGAGATGCTGCCGGTCCCAGAAAATGTTCCGAACAAACAAGCTATTCACCAAATATGAATTGTATTGAAATTGTATACAAAATTGAATTGTAACCTGCAGGACCGCTATTTAAAGTGTAAAGTATTTAAAGTAATTACTTGACATAGGTGTGGAATACATTACATGTAAGTTCTGCCAAGtggctttcatttattttaaaaaaatcatacaagTACATTGTGGTATTTTTAAGGCACCCCTCTTACTACTTGtacattatatttaaatgtatattaaaaataatttttttaaaaatgatccaACCAGCATTAACATTTAAGCTTCCGTCTAACAGGCCCGAGGGCCAACTCAAACAGACACGCTCTGATGGGACAGCACTGAATGCACGATTCAGCATTCCAGGCTGGAAGGGCGAGGGAGTCTGAGGCGATGGCAAAACTTCCTGTTCTGTTCCGTCCAGCCTCAGGACCCAGCACGCGTGACTGACAGACGGCACTGTTAGCCACGGCCAGAGGATTCTGGGTCGTGCAGAAATAGCCTGCTCCCCTAGaagcctccattttgtttctgcgAGACACACAGATGCCACCTCTCTACAGCGCATCTGGCCCGTCcttcagtcacatgaccatcAGGCAGAGACACTTCAGGCCGCCGCCCCGTCAGGCTGTTACGCGTCACGGGCCACGGACGAGCCTGGACTCATctccccatcccatcccacaatgcagtgcggTCGGGTCCGACCCGCGACTCACAGAGTTCATCCCGCTGAAGAGGTCGCCCGAGCCGACGTGCGCCGTGTGGACGAAATTCGTGGGCTCGCCGATCATGCTCCGGTCGATGCGCCGCCGCCGtttctgcgggggggggggaggggggggggcaagagagaggtgagagagaggcgatttcacacacatcacacaatgCTGTGCTATGATAGTAATATCAGGAaataatgcattacattacattacaggcatttagctcttatccagagggacatACAtagtatccaattatacagctggatatataccggagcagtgcaggttaggtaccttgctcaagggtacaacggcagtgtcctaccagggaatcgaacctgcaacctttaggctacaagaccagctccttacccattatattacactgccgcCCCCATCACAGTAatagcagggctgtgtgagtgtctgcTAATGAGCTCAGCTTGCGGCCCATAAGATGGTGCAACATACGTGTGGCAGGCTGGTACTGGCAACGGCTAAAACGGATATTTAAATATAGGTTATTATTGGCCAGTGTAAGTTTATGGAACTGTATTCCATCAAcatcatgattattattatataacacACCTCATCCAATGCAGCTTACACATCTGCTACACAATACCACCCATTTATACAGACAGATATTTCACTTAAGCAATTCATGTTAAGCACCTGCATCAACATTAGTTCTGGCACACTGGCAGACCGGGCCCACAGAAATGATTCGCTTCGATAAATAATTAAGAGGCCCTTTAAAtcccaaaatgaaaagcataatACTTCCGCGAGCGGACAGCAGGAAAACGAACACGTGCGACACGTGCCTGCTTATGCCTGCGAGCGTGGTTTATGAAAGAGGGGAGCTCACAAACGACTCTCCTTGGCGGGATACAGGCTTGCTCTCAGAGGCCGCTTGTTCTGTTTTCATGTAAACACGCATCCCTCCATTCACGGAAAAACGTAAATAAACTCGACTTTCCGGGACGGGTGAACCGGCCGCTGCACAACCATAAGGGCCCGTCAGAACAATTAGGCACGGTGACGTTAACTCTGGCGAGCGCAAACGGGCGTCCCGC is a window from the Anguilla rostrata isolate EN2019 chromosome 14, ASM1855537v3, whole genome shotgun sequence genome containing:
- the cdc42se2 gene encoding CDC42 small effector protein 2, producing the protein MSEFWLCFNCCIAEQPQPKRRRRIDRSMIGEPTNFVHTAHVGSGDLFSGMNSVNSIQNQMQSKGGYGGEAMPVNVQMQMVDTKAG